The sequence GTATCATAACACTTCCTTAgtaaattttatgattaaatctGATGGTTGAGACCAAGTTCCTTTAACAAAGTTCGCAATATATATaatgatactcacgggaaattttagggtccgattccagcaagtgtcactagtccagacgcagctTTCGAAATTGCcttgagcctgaaatcacgaataagaccgttagaaggggacTGAGAAGGTGTCCCGGCGTAGCCTCATAAGGTGAGAGCAGCTAAAGGTGCTGTTGAAAATAATAATGTGAATCCATCCACTAAACAcgcaaacctggtatttataggagaatacctgagTCCTTGATGGGCCTGTCCACTATTTGGGCTAGGGATGAGCCAGGAGTAgtgggctcatccatggggtatcataTAATGAGAATGATATGGGTTTTCGATAGGATTTGATGaaacaatttgacaaaaatttacataataaatCTATATTTTTGTCAGATCATCGATAAATCATTCAATTGAAAACAcattgaattaattttattcaGATTATCAATAAATAGTATATTGTGTTTCTTCAAGATAATTTACAACAAATATATGATTCTAACATGaatcaaatcaatatttttcaaaaatattattacatcATAAATCTTACATTAGATTCTCTAAGAATATtgacaaatattaaatattatatcaatattcataatattctttttgaatattgaaaaatcTCTGAATCGTAAATCAATATTCTCAAAGAATATTTACAAATCTTATATActatatcaataattttcaagaatattgataaatattatattGTGCAACAATCTCCTTAAAATTATTTAAGATCAATAATTTTCAAGATATTGACAGATATTAGGTGTTAATCAATATTTTCAGGAATATATAAATCTATATTTTTcggaaatatttaaaaatttagatGTTGATCTACATTCTTCAGGAATAtggatatatttaaaaatattagatcTTTAATTAATGTTCTTCGGGAATATTTAAAAGTCTTAAATCTTGATCTATATTTTCAGCAATattcttcaaaaatatttacaactcttagaTCTCAAATCTTCATGGTTTTGGCTAGACTACGGTATAAAactagagtaggtctcttgtgagacgatcttacgaatctttatatttgagacgggttaaccttaccaatattcacaataaaaagtaatattcttagcataaaaagtaatgttttttcatggatgacccaaataagaaatatgtctcacaaaatacgactcgtgagaccgtctcacacaagtttttgccataaaacTATACTGTAGTATGAGCATCAATATAAATCTAAAAATTGTGCTATTTTAGGTGCATAACATAAACTCTAAATTGTGCTGCTTTTAGAGCGTCAATTgttatatatcataaaatataatattttcaataatagGTTTTACTCTTTCGGAGCAACTTGAAATATAAAGAATTAGTATTGATAACGtgttataaatttaatagaaaataagaagagagaaaagtgaGTTTAGATAATGACGTCAAACTATTTCATTCATAACTAAAAATACCTGTTTATAAAGTATAGTTAAATGATACGAATTTATAGATTAAGATATCTATCTTGAcattcatatatatttaaaatcataacgTAAACcgtgttattttatttattttttgaaattaataaaacattttatttgaTAGTGCAGAATGGAGAAGTTCCTAAATGTTTGGGAAACCTAATCCAACTATtaggatatcatcaataaaaaaaaacattacaaaattcttttttaaaaataagtctATTTAGCaaatcaattatattttaatgcTATTTCTTTAGCTTGTaccttttcattttaaaatgattattttgtttcttattGGCATCTTATGCATTAATGACATGTTtatttactcttttttttttaaaaaaaaaccttttcAATTATTGactaatttattgtttttagaCATCTAATATATCAGGATGTTGAAACTAAATGTCAAATTTAGAAATATAATAAACTTGttttttagaagttagattttaaatgtttactcATATTTAataaagagtatgtctcttgtgagacggtctcacgaatctttatcagtgagacgggtcaaccataccgacattcacaatataaagtaatattttttcatcagataaggtatctgtctcacaaaatacgacccctgagaccgtctcacacaaatttttgcttttaatataaaaaaccaAATAATAAGATAAAAGAGGAAATTATTGTCAATGGgggaatataaaaaaaatatgataaatataatGCAACTCGTTTAGACACtagtttttactttttatgctaagaatattactttgtattgtgaatatcggtagggttgacccgtttcacagataaagattcgtgagaccgtctcacaagagacctactctatgatagaaaaagaatattaattggttaaatattttttgaattatcgACTAAATGTATATCATGCAACCAGTAGTAACACTGTTAATTTTGGACTTCGGAAGACGGCtgttatttttcaataaaacaatcacaaaaaaaaaaattttgtttaattttctaaataaaattcttgaatttttcttttgattCTCCTGACCTGAATTGTGAAGTGACTTGCTAACTTATTGCACGTTCAAAGGTCGTTTAAGTCAAACCATGGTGTGCAGTGCACGTCTATCAAAATGAATATTAGGTCAAAGTTCatggaaaattatatattaatcctATCAAATATGTTATAAAACTTCATCCTAAGTTTCTCGTGAATGTTATGTATatacgtatacatatacatagttTTGATATACTGCATATTCACTATGCACATTTATGTAAGCACCGATGAGTTAATACTCACTTATTGAATATGATCAAACACAGAAAAATTGTATAACCAATAATGAGTGACAGCACATCGATGCTCACATAAGAAGTTTTTTGGCCAATTAACCCTAAAAGTAAAATTAGTCTCCTGTTTGATCTctgatatataataattaaaatatccaAATACCTAGAAATAAATAAACCTTGATTCTTGCATTATTTTATGGTTGAAGCTAACGGCTGACACATCCTTCCCTAGATGTTAATGAATATAACCGAAAGTCAagaaacatttaataaaattgtACAAAcctaacaatatatatatatttttttaaaaaaatgtcaacTAATATACTAGATTATTGCATGGCTCGTGCCATGATTTCGAATTAAAGTTCTTGCTTGTCATTCCTCcgattttttgaataaaacttCATCAAAGTTACCAAATGGGATCAGAACTGTACTGCATATTTCTTGTGTCATTAGCTAGTGAATCAGGATCCCGACAGTAAAGTGTTCTTGCAAGAACATAAAGGCTATTATTTCATGGTAAAGTTTGCAGAAGAATTCACAGCAGAGGGAACTGGTTCGATTTCAAACGGTAACCACCGTTCAAAAAGTGTATATAAAGAGTATGCATCTCTCTCTGTTTGCTATTTGTGTAGacaaatttttaattcaaatttcatttttatccaTCTCCCGATCTTTTCAATTTCACTTTTCAAAGAAGCTTTGGTGTGTGCTTCGAATAATTATTCCAAGTTCTGATGTTAAAAATGACGtatgctcttttttttttttttgataaagaTCTTGAATTAAGGAGGATTTGTAGCTTTTTTCCTATTTTATCTGTTTGCTTTTTCTAAGTAGGAATTTATGCCAGAATCTTGCGTAATATATACCATAACAAGTGATTTTTCTAGCTCTTAACCAAATTATACATTTCGCATTGCAGATTCTTGTCCAAGACATAGACATGctaaaaaatcaagaaatagaCAGCATCTCTTCAAAGtatgatgagattgatgatatggGGTTCCAGTTTTCATCTTCTGCTGATCAATCATTCACCGAAATTACGAGTAATTCGATCTTGAGCGGCGATTCTTTCGCCTACTGCAGGACTGATTCAGAGACATCAGCATTCTCCGGTCTGGCCGATGAAATTAGCTCTTCTGAGACAGATTCTCCCCTTTTCTGGAAAGGCCTCAAGTCCCCAGATGGAACGGCACTTTCAAGATTCAGCGTGAGAAAGCACAACATTGGAATTTTGGATGATGAAACACAAGGTTTAGGTGAAGTATTTCTCTTTCTCGTATAAATTTTCGTTGAAATCACCAGTGTGTTTTGATCACATGACAAGTGTGCATGAGCTGGAGCTTTTGGAATTTACAGGTTTTGAATTGATGAAGGAGAGATTCGCCAAGCTATTGCTAGGGGAAGATATGTCTGGGAGTGGTAAAGGGGAGTCCATTGCTCTCACCATCTCAAATGCCATAACCAACTTCTAcggtaaatcttgaaaatagaGTACTGATCTAGGTGTCCTTATAACCACTGGATCATATACAGCGCATCTAATGACTAATGAATGTCATGCGGCACTTGGAAATGATCCGACGACTATGGATCACCGGGAAACACACAACGAGTTCTTTCTACTACATTTTATCCATAATTTTAGTCTGATCTCAATATAACTTTGTTTACGATGCAGCTTCGATATTTGGTCAGCATCAAAGATTAGAGCCTTTGAATCTTGAGAAGAAGTTGATGTGGAAGAGAGAAATGAATTGCCTGTTATCTGTCTGTGATCATATAGTAGAATTTAGTCCAACACTGCAGAATTTAAAAGATGGGACTACTTTGGAGGTGAAATTCATTCTTTTTCCCCATTTTTAgaccattttctttcttttagcAAATCAAGAAAATGCTGCTTACAGGTGATGACAAGCAGGCCAAGACCAGACATTTACATCAACCTTCCTGCATTAAAAAAACTTGACGCGATGCTCCTAGTAAGGAAAAAAGTTCCCTCCGTCTTCATTTCCTTTTTTCCGAGAGAGATGAATAATGAAGGGAAATTTTTGGCATGAAACAGGATATATTGGCCAGTTTTGAGGATACTGAGTTCTGGTATGCAGATCAGGGCAGGATATCAGGAAACTCGGCGCATTCGGGGTCTTTTAGAAGAATACTTCAACCCCGGCCTCAACGAAAAGAAGGAAAATGGTGGTTGCCTGTTCCTTGTATTTCACCAGAAGGGCTATCTGAGAAATCCAAGAAACATTTAAGACAAAAGCGCGATTTTGCTAACCAAATCCACAAGGCTGCAATGGCTATAAACACCGGCATTATTGCTGAAATGCAGGTTCCAGAACCATATTTGGATTCTCTTCCTAAGGTAAATTTGAGATGAAACTCTAAACGGTCGTGCTAAAGGGAAAGTAGAAACTTCTGTAAAACTAGTTTATTTTGTCTGTTAATGTGATTCTAGAGCGGGAAAGCGAGCATAGGAGATACAATCTACAACTATATGTACAACACACGGAAGTTTTCGGCTGATCATCTTCTTGACTCACTCGGTATAAACTCGGAACGTGAAGCCCTAGAACTGGCAGACAAGATCGAAGCCTCTATGTACACATGGCGTCGTAAAATGTGGGTGGCTCACTCGAAATCATCCTGGGGTGTGGTTAAGGATCTCGTATCCGACATAGATCGATGTGACAAGAATCATCTTTTAGCAGACAGGGCAAATACCTTACTTTTCTGTTTGAAGCAAAGATATCCTGAACTTTCACAAACTACATTGGATTCAAGTAAAATCCAATACAACAAGGCACGTACTGGAAAGTGATATGAATGTTCTCGATTCCTTAACTCGAAAATTGATTTCATGCTTGATGTTTGAATATGCTAATGCAGGATATAGGACAAGCAGTGTTGGAAAGCTATTCCAGAGTATTAGAAAGCTTAGCATTCAACATTGTTGCCTGGATTGAGGATGTTCTTTACGTAGATCATAAGACCATGACAAAACAAGAGCAAGGAACTGGAAACCCGTGCTTGGTCTAATCCATCGAGGGAGGCAATCACCTCACAGATTTTTAAGTCGTCATCTACAAACAAGAGTGACTATCTTGAAAGGCGAAAGCCCCTTAAAGAACATGAGAATATCAGAGATATATACGTATATCAGAGAAAATATTAGCTTCTTTCATTTTTTAACCTTTTCGTGCACTGGAATCTCATGTTTTACTGTCATCTCTTATAATAATCCCGAATCGTTTAAATTCATGAATCGCACGCGTGTTGAATGTATCCATTTTTCATTCTTTACTCCAATTCTCAGAAAGAAGATGAGTATACCGGTtgacaataatattttttttcaaaactatCCCTGGCAATGCATTGATATaactaataattttttgtgtCGACAATCCTCTCTACATGTCATAATGATCCTCTGCGAGGTAAGTTCGTGTACTAAAGACGAGCTCAAAATCTTTTTGAAACCGAATTGAATTGATTTCAAGAAATATTACTTAAGACTGTATAACGATCCACAAAAAATGAAACGCAGCAAAACTCTTATGGTAAAACTCGAACAATGATCTCGAGTTGAATACACGAACCACATTGAAGATTGATATTGTTTGGTCTAGACTCTAGAGGGTCAATGTCGCTTGGATCTGGTCCACCTCTACAGAGTCGATTTTCGGAAGATAGGATATTTCACTATAAAATTGGTCAAAAAACTCTTGACCTATACGAAATGTGAGCATTACTTATGGATTCAGAGGTACCTTTTTATGACGgcaaatcataaaaatttgacGTGGATTTTATCATTTGATCATTTATGTGACTTAAGTGGTGCGAGCCTAAAGATTGGTCCTTTTTCCTGCATCTATAGTTATGCTTTATATGATGTCGCTTTGCTCCAGGGAGATTTAGTACAAACGATGCAAAGTACAAGTTTCACGTACCCCGCTGCCCATTTCTCGATGCTTCCCTGCCAGATTTCATACTTTGTCACAGTAGGTTGTTAGGTCCTTCTGTATTTTGTTGCTTCCGTTTCGTGCTCACGTTTCAAAACTCATCTGGTTGCTTATAACTGCAGTGCAAAAGTTAAATTCATGTTTCTCTCCCTAAACTTACGAGATTGTGAGATTTTTCAGATATATATCCAACCCGTACTGGACTCACGAGCATCAAACCAAACAGAGAGATCATCAAGAAGCCACAATTCATAACTAAGAGACTAATTGTAGCAAAATATAGCTGAGTATGGAAGAAGCTACAAATTATACCTGGTATACATTAGACTCAGCTCAAAGAAAAGGAAAACccttatctatatatatacaacCACCTCTGAATTGTGGCAAGAATTACAGTTCAGAATCATGAAAGACAAAGGGTTAGTGATGAGCAGTACCCGAAATCCCACACCCAGGAAATCCAGGAAAATGTAATAATTCAGATGCCGCCGCCCCCATTAACAAGGAGCCTTGCAGCAGCACCCGGGTGGATGGGCCACCAATGCCACGCCCCAACACCCCCCTCTCACACCCTGAGTGCCATGGCCGGAAGATGTGCGTGAAACATGAGGGGTCTCTCAGTTGGCGACCTGGGGAAACTTTCTCGCAAAACAAttcaaaaatgatttttagttGAATCAGCTGTCTTCATCTATTGTTCCAATATACGTGAGATCTGTCCTCCTCATTCTCACTGCCCCCCTGAGCCAATTGGACGCCTTTAAGTTAGTATGATCAGTGCCACTGATTACAGCAGAGCCGGCCGAAGGCTGGCTTGATCCAGCTCCATCCTCTAACAGGATCCATCTATCAATCTCCATTTCAAGGTCTTGGTGCAATGACTGCAGATGGGACTTCACATTTGGGACGGAACGACTTGGCAAGACTGTATTCCTCTGAGGTGGGCTTGGATTACTACGATTTATCGATGTTACTGGATGGCTGGGCTGTAGAAAAGCAACAGTATCGGATGGAACTGATGGGGGTTGGCAAGAGATTGAACATTCAACAGAGGGATGAAGAATCGGCATGGCAGTTTGAATGCGCCACCGAATGGTCTGTGGTAATTCCATGCGATCCAAGTCATTCTGCATCAATACAAGACAAAGAAGGCTCACCGTCCTAGGACATGAGTTGTAACTCTTacaataatacataaatattcgacccacgaattATAGTGACCTGTTGAGATAAGCTTGCGCTACAAGAAAACAGTAGGTCTCAACAGTAGTGACAATGAATCAAGCTAACTCAAATTTACCCAATTTGTACTCAGAAATTATTCAACTTGAATCAAGCCctgatattttatgatatatttgttaACCGAATTTGAGAGCAATTTTTGTTCAATAGCTTGCAGGTTTCATatacttattaattattaataataaataacatattTAAGATAGAACGAGCAATATTTCAAGTTTTACATCTCAATAATTATGGATATAGTCATAACAAATCAAGCTTGAATCCGAAATCTAAGCCAAGTTCAAGCACAAATAAGTCTTTTTTGGGTTTCGGGCAGAGCTTCGAACtcaaatatgaataaaaatacAGTAGCATCAGTTCCACTCAATGCATTTGCTTCCCTAGCACTTGAACACAATTAACAATTGGAGGGAAATCAGAAAGAACACTAAATAATTGGTAGGTTAAATAATGGCGTACCTGCATGCTTTGAGCAGCTTCACGATCAAAAACAGCATACTCCTTACTGCATTCAATAAATTTGGATTCAGACTTCAACCTCAACCAGCTTGGTTGGTGGCTGCTCAGCAGCACATGTAGCACTAACAGTAAACAATCAAATAAACTATCCCCAGACAGAAGTACAGCAGCAGTTGATGAAATCTCCATAAAAGAGTCGACATCTCTTTTAGATGAAACCAAAGAAGGATTAACAAAATGACCGGCATCTTCATGCACAACCCTGCTTCCAAGGAGGCGTAAAATCACTGGAGCAAGGGTGTATCTCATATTACGTCCTGAAGGCTCCCTGAAAAAATAACGTAAGAGATCGGGTTAGATAATTAGCCATGCAAATAAGTAAGAAAAACATAGTTTTACcgaaaatacaagaaaaatcaacAATGTCTACCCACAGAACACAATTGTTTCAGAAAGAAAATTGGAAAATCAAGGGTCACCCACTTCATCAATGCTGAACACATCCAGTATGCATTGCACAGTGGATGTGTGTCTTATGACCGACCTATGTAAATCCTGGGTTCTGTTGTATCCTTTCTACactacatttttattttctattcaaatttcaaaacaaataaaaactaatattacCTGTCACTGCAAATAAGAGGCAGTAATCTGAGAAGGAACTGCAATCGCAACGTCAAGGAGGCTCGCAATGCCGCGGGAGAAGGTGGAACAGTATCAGCTGATCCAGTTGATTGTCTAGATATTCCAGGACTGCCACTTTTCCCACTCTTCCGGGTGCTACTTTTATTTGCAGGACTTCCTATTGCAGGAATGGGCACTGAAGCTTGCTTTCCAATGCCACGAGTAACTGCATTTATTTGTTGTTCAATATTACTCATCTGCTTGATCATTTCACTCGCAAAATTACTACGCAAATCATCAGAGCCTTGATCCAAACATGGGAGAACTAGTTCGATAAGAGCTCTCTCAGTCACGTGCTGCTGACTGACAATAAAGCCTTCAACATCCAAAATACCCGGTCCTTTTCCAAACTGATTAAAGTCAGATCCATCATCTACCACTTCTCCTTCTTCAATGGCGCCAGCTTCAGATTTCCATTTTTCTGCTCTTTTGATCACTGGATTTGAATCAGAAGGACACCATCCCCATGGCCTCCAGAACTGGGGCTTCATACAGGGTTCTTTCAGCTCAGCAGCAATATTTATTACTTTCTGTCGAATTGATTTTTTCCCATACAGAACTTCCCAGCCTCTTAACAACCATTTTGCCTGTGAGAGCATTGAATCCTCCAGTGACTTCCCCAAAAGATGGACAACCTCGGAGAATAAGGGTGCAGCATCAGGCCTGACCAATAACCTGGTGAGgatgatttggacaaaattgCTCTCATTCTCAGAAGCAGCATGTTTATCAGAACCAGATGAGAAAGATCTTATAGCCTCCATCAAGGGGATGTCATTCTCCATCTTTTCATTGATAGCCTGTTCATTTAGCAGAAGCCTGAGCTCAACCCACTGCCAATGAAATCTAGCAGGTTGAAGGGTATCCAAAACATGTACAAGTTTGCCCATAAGCTTTTTCACATTGTCAGCACAAAGTTTTTTCAACTCACCTTGACCAGAGATCCAATTCCCATCATCCAATTTGATTACAGGCTGCGGCATTTTACAATCTATGAGGGCATCCAGAAAAAGCCTAGGACGGAGAGGGACCAAGGCAGCAAATTTCAAACTTATGTCTGAACCAATAGATTCTATCACAGACACAAATTCAGAGACAAGGGTATCCGCATATATGAGATTATATAACCCACAAGTGTCCCTAAGACATATATCACGAAAAGGCAGGTGCTTTATGGCATCACTCATAGTGACAGACATGGATTGATAAAGCTGATGAAGATCTTCACGTACTCCAATGCTAACATCCAGGATGGGTCTCCATATCACAAATGAAAATATGGAAAAGGCTGGAGGAAAAACCAAGTTCACAGGTAATGTCCGTTGCATTCTGGACAGGGCTACAATTGAGGCTTCACCCAAGAGCTCAACAACGAATCCATCTGAAACAGTTCTGCAGTTCCCCACAAGCACCCTAAACCAGTTGACAGAAACTTCAGTCAAATTTTCCACCTTTGAAACACCCGTCGAGCGTGCATTTCCATTCGCATTGGATTTCAAACTCCTTGCAAACTGAATTAGATCCAGCCCTTCCTTCAATTTGAAGAGGGAAACCATTCTCTCCAGGCTAGCAACTCCTTGAAGAATTGCTCCAATAATGAGTGCAGAAACAGCAGCTGTAGTTCTCGCAGTTCTTCCAAGAATCCCTTTATTAAAATGGTTTGCACTTTCATTGGTTAAATTTGCGTCAAAGTCATGGGCCTCAGGAGACAGCTGAATATGGCTACGAGGAGCTTTTCCAGGGGCAAAAGCTTGCACGAGAACTGAGGAAGCTTCTGTAGCAAGAGCAACCTCAAAGACACGGCTTTGACGGTCCCCGAGTGCTTCCTTCAATATGCATAGGCATGTGATATGTACACGTAAAAGCCGTCGAGCAACATGTAGTGGACTAGAAGAGGAAGGAGCATTTAAGTGATTATTGTTAGCCCCTAGATCAGGAATTCTAGCAATCGATTGTCCAACGTTATTAACAATTGCTGCAATAGCAGATGACACCAGTGAAGGGTCGCCTTCCTGTGCAGCTCCACCAGTTTGTCTCATGCAGTCCATCAAGCCCATCACTAATTGTTGAGCTATCTTATGGCCATCATCCCACTTCTCCACGCTAGAATTCTTGTTTGTCCCAGGTCCAAAAGGCTTTCTATCTTTGTTGTAAAAGTAGTGAGAAGATTCATTTACAATTCTTTGTGCAATCTCTTTCATGCTCAACCCAACTCTAGACAGTCGAACACCAGTTATCTTTTGCCGGAAATAATCATCAAGATCTTCCACACCATTGGGGACTCCAAGGGGGAAACTAAAGTCCCCTTCTAAAGATCTTCCAGATTCAAGTTCAGAACCAAGTCTTTTATCACAAGAAGATTTGAAGGTCTTCTCCCATTCAATGACACTACCTACATTGCTATACTTTCTCAAAAGATAACGTGCATAAGCTAAAGTTGGTGAACCAGAAAGCCGGCCATTAGATGCCAAGACAGAAGCACTACGATCCATTGTGGCAGACAAGGTTTCAGGTATAAGATCGGCCGCAACAATTATATTCTCATACCTGAACCAGAGGAATAAATAAATCGGTGAGATGGAGAAAGATCAATGACTGTAGCCACAGACAATGAAGAAtgactttattttcaaaaaggaAGTAGAGCGAAGAGATCAATTACTGTAGCCACATAGACAATGAAGAATGACTTTCTTTCAAAAAGGAAGTAGAGTGAACGATGAGAAACAAATATAGCCATTTGTTTGAAGGAGTAATAATATTGagttaaaaaaacaatttcacATGATTTATAAATACATGTCACAGgatatttaaaagttaaaaaataaagatgaaaCCCACATTCCAAATATTGTACAACTTGCTGCTGAAAAAGATGTACTCTTCCTGAACAACTACTTCATTCTCACTCCTTCAGCTTTCAAAATAGGAGTTGTGTAATCTTCTTAAACACTATATTTGGTTTCTGAGAAATGGAAAGCAAGTAAACGAAGAATAATTTCCTCCATTGGGACtctcaaaaaaatatatggatTTGAGGCTAAGGTATAAGCAGGGCTACGTTAAGGCAAACACCAACCTATACCTCCAACTTCACAATTCGAACAGGTTTCCCCTTAATTTTAGTTGTTGTTTTCTCTTAACGAAGCTTCCATCTCCAATTCCAACACACCCGTGACCCAAGGTAAAATCTTCACTAATTTCCTCAAAATAAGCTCTCTGCCAAGAGTTCATGTACTTTAAGTATTTGAAAATAGCCAGTCCTAAaaattccttgaaattttgaatggCTAGAGTCAAGACAAAACCATCacgaatttaaaatatttag comes from Primulina huaijiensis isolate GDHJ02 chromosome 2, ASM1229523v2, whole genome shotgun sequence and encodes:
- the LOC140970715 gene encoding mediator of RNA polymerase II transcription subunit 12-like, producing the protein MQRYHSGSCTSAVNSSAISGIQARETSRADPSAVPPNFSLNSRRSSQLAPYRLRCDKEQLNSRLGPPDFHPQSPNRPEEALTREYVQSGYRETVEGLDEAREISLSQVAAFTKSIIVKSKETIRKCHRAINESRAQKRKAGQVYGVPLSGALLTKSGIFPEQRSYGEDIRKKWIEGLSQPHKRLRVLADHVPHGYRKKSLFEVLIRNNVPLLRATWFIKITYLNQVRPNSSNSSSGLHDKIHLTRSDQWTKDVIEYLQLLLDEFVTRNSSHSSVNFHDRSSQMVYAGSAQQISSLMDGEEPSLYTKWWYMVRIIHWHHTEGLLVPSLIIDWVLNQLQEKELLGVLQLLLPIIYGVIETVVLSQIYVRTLVGIAVHFIREPSPGGSDLVENSRQAYTLSAVVEMLRYLILAVPDSFVALDCFPLPTNVISHMVNYGSYLSRITKDAGKLRDGKIEVARVHKDKNPEVHVESFSFHGIVSSIKKRAETLSRTARPNHPGHNAAKDLQLLDQALLHGDIGVSYKLVFENLWDGPVAERWLAEVSPCLHMSLKYIGAVNSSLLCSVFFICEWATCEFRDFRTVPPCGLKFSGRKDFSQIFLAIRLLKLKASNMQKYHCCDQTRKDFLGSFESPGPLHDVIVCWIDQHEVHNGEGFKRLQLLLRECMVSGIFSPQVYVRQLIVSGIMDGNGPMADLERRKRHYKILKQLPASYVQEVLKEAYIVESPEILEAINVYSNERRLVLYRLSGYNKTTADLNSSGKKRKDRRGSRVGNVSSSSIDQWCFQGSSSISTAKVDNDTKLEELKASISALLQFPTSFLKEAGVDGSQGSLQKPVGANSKSDTTEEIAGCEECRRVKRQKLNEEQSWYIQSNSADEEELWWVRKSLKFTDTYKAEPPPKPVKLASRGRQKSGRKTQSLSQLAAARIEGSQGASTSHVSESRIGCPHHRTGIDDVAKSVAGTRKPHSVDVVSIGKLLKQMRFLEQRTMAVWLISSVKQLIEEAEKSTTKIGQYGRTFQAAEDRCSTRWRLGEDELSAILYIMDVCNELVSTTRFLFWLLQKVPGNASSTTTTHGRNILMLTRATEYHACEVGEAFLLSSIRRYENIIVAADLIPETLSATMDRSASVLASNGRLSGSPTLAYARYLLRKYSNVGSVIEWEKTFKSSCDKRLGSELESGRSLEGDFSFPLGVPNGVEDLDDYFRQKITGVRLSRVGLSMKEIAQRIVNESSHYFYNKDRKPFGPGTNKNSSVEKWDDGHKIAQQLVMGLMDCMRQTGGAAQEGDPSLVSSAIAAIVNNVGQSIARIPDLGANNNHLNAPSSSSPLHVARRLLRVHITCLCILKEALGDRQSRVFEVALATEASSVLVQAFAPGKAPRSHIQLSPEAHDFDANLTNESANHFNKGILGRTARTTAAVSALIIGAILQGVASLERMVSLFKLKEGLDLIQFARSLKSNANGNARSTGVSKVENLTEVSVNWFRVLVGNCRTVSDGFVVELLGEASIVALSRMQRTLPVNLVFPPAFSIFSFVIWRPILDVSIGVREDLHQLYQSMSVTMSDAIKHLPFRDICLRDTCGLYNLIYADTLVSEFVSVIESIGSDISLKFAALVPLRPRLFLDALIDCKMPQPVIKLDDGNWISGQGELKKLCADNVKKLMGKLVHVLDTLQPARFHWQWVELRLLLNEQAINEKMENDIPLMEAIRSFSSGSDKHAASENESNFVQIILTRLLVRPDAAPLFSEVVHLLGKSLEDSMLSQAKWLLRGWEVLYGKKSIRQKVINIAAELKEPCMKPQFWRPWGWCPSDSNPVIKRAEKWKSEAGAIEEGEVVDDGSDFNQFGKGPGILDVEGFIVSQQHVTERALIELVLPCLDQGSDDLRSNFASEMIKQMSNIEQQINAVTRGIGKQASVPIPAIGSPANKSSTRKSGKSGSPGISRQSTGSADTVPPSPAALRASLTLRLQFLLRLLPLICSDREPSGRNMRYTLAPVILRLLGSRVVHEDAGHFVNPSLVSSKRDVDSFMEISSTAAVLLSGDSLFDCLLLVLHVLLSSHQPSWLRLKSESKFIECSKEYAVFDREAAQSMQNDLDRMELPQTIRWRIQTAMPILHPSVECSISCQPPSVPSDTVAFLQPSHPVTSINRSNPSPPQRNTVLPSRSVPNVKSHLQSLHQDLEMEIDRWILLEDGAGSSQPSAGSAVISGTDHTNLKASNWLRGAVRMRRTDLTYIGTIDEDS